In Gammaproteobacteria bacterium (ex Lamellibrachia satsuma), a single genomic region encodes these proteins:
- a CDS encoding EAL domain-containing protein translates to MTISKHSTSKLQDGNAHRTSQIQEQDKPNRERNSARILIVDDEPRASESLRAILQFSGYAIITANGGREAIDVLKADTFDLALLDLNMPDIDGHQVMEFIKSDNHNTSIIVISGESGFDHVASALRKGAKDFIRKPYMADELLLSVSNALERQHLTNENSRIQEKLRRSETLHRFLVNNSPDLIYMLDQEGKFTFVNNQFEKNLGFDAGELLKQPYTCLIPPDDIEKAKYIFNERRTGDRTTRNTELRLKSKDFDSPSYVDVRSVAIELNSMGIYSTRLNSKKKFVGTYGVARDITERKQSEELIKYQLYHDLLTSLPNRTLFRDRLNIALAQAKRNKIMLAVLYLDMDSFKIINDTLGHLAGDELLQSIATRLKGCLREADTLARVGGDEFNLLLPEVSDRNDITTTANKILKELEKPFHPSLQEVFVTFSIGIAVYPNDGDSKEMLVKNADMAMYQVKNSGKNGFAFFADHMKEQFHKRLDIENGLRRALLNNELRLHYQPKVELESREIVGAEALVRWQHPDLGLLPPSEFIPIAEESGLIIQVGEWVLRQACKDAFNWMKLHTQPVSLSVNLSAQQLESDNFTATVLGITSEFNLPRQLLELEITESSIVQNMEKAVENLGILHRYGIRVAVDDFGTGYSSLGYLQSLPLHTLKIDRSFIHAIKTPRDEHSIIEAVIAMAKGLGLDLIAEGVENEEQHHFLHNAGCLMAQGYLYSHPLPEADFRQLFSETI, encoded by the coding sequence ATGACGATCAGTAAGCATTCAACATCAAAACTGCAAGATGGTAACGCACATCGGACATCGCAGATACAGGAGCAGGACAAGCCCAACAGAGAAAGAAATTCAGCCCGTATTTTAATAGTCGATGACGAACCCCGGGCCAGCGAAAGTCTGAGAGCGATCCTGCAATTCTCCGGCTACGCCATCATAACTGCGAATGGTGGGCGTGAGGCGATTGATGTGTTGAAAGCAGACACTTTCGATTTGGCGCTCCTTGATCTGAATATGCCGGATATCGATGGCCACCAGGTAATGGAATTCATAAAAAGCGACAACCACAATACCAGCATCATCGTAATCAGCGGGGAATCCGGCTTCGACCATGTGGCCAGTGCACTGAGAAAAGGCGCAAAGGATTTCATCCGCAAACCCTACATGGCAGACGAACTGCTGCTATCGGTATCCAATGCATTGGAGAGACAACACCTGACTAATGAGAACAGCCGTATTCAGGAGAAATTAAGACGTTCAGAAACACTTCACCGTTTTCTCGTCAACAACTCCCCCGATCTGATTTACATGCTGGACCAGGAAGGAAAATTTACCTTCGTAAACAATCAATTTGAAAAAAACCTTGGATTCGACGCAGGGGAACTTCTGAAACAACCTTACACCTGCTTGATACCCCCAGACGACATTGAAAAGGCAAAATACATCTTCAATGAAAGACGCACCGGCGACCGTACAACTCGCAATACGGAACTTAGACTGAAAAGCAAAGACTTCGATTCCCCCAGTTACGTCGATGTTCGTTCTGTCGCTATCGAACTGAATTCAATGGGCATCTACTCCACCCGACTAAACAGCAAAAAAAAATTCGTCGGTACTTATGGGGTCGCACGTGATATCACTGAACGAAAACAGTCCGAGGAGTTGATAAAATATCAGCTTTACCATGACCTGTTGACCAGCCTTCCAAACCGAACACTGTTCCGAGACAGGCTCAACATCGCTTTAGCCCAGGCAAAACGAAACAAAATAATGCTGGCTGTTCTCTACCTTGATATGGACAGCTTCAAAATCATCAATGACACCCTGGGGCATCTTGCAGGGGATGAATTGCTACAGTCCATTGCCACACGCTTAAAAGGCTGCCTCCGCGAGGCTGATACCCTGGCGAGGGTCGGAGGGGATGAATTCAATCTCCTGTTGCCTGAGGTGAGCGACAGAAATGACATAACCACAACTGCAAACAAGATTCTGAAAGAACTTGAGAAACCATTCCACCCCAGCCTGCAGGAAGTGTTCGTTACCTTCAGCATCGGCATCGCCGTCTATCCTAATGATGGCGATTCCAAAGAGATGCTGGTGAAAAATGCCGATATGGCAATGTATCAGGTTAAAAACTCCGGTAAGAACGGTTTCGCTTTTTTTGCCGACCACATGAAGGAACAGTTTCACAAGAGACTGGATATTGAGAACGGCCTGAGGCGGGCACTCCTCAACAATGAACTGAGACTCCATTACCAACCAAAAGTAGAGTTAGAAAGCAGGGAAATCGTTGGTGCAGAAGCCCTTGTCAGATGGCAGCACCCCGATCTGGGGCTTTTACCGCCCTCCGAATTCATCCCTATCGCCGAGGAGAGTGGACTGATCATCCAAGTTGGCGAGTGGGTATTAAGACAAGCCTGCAAAGATGCATTTAACTGGATGAAGCTTCATACTCAACCCGTAAGCCTGTCAGTCAATCTGTCTGCTCAGCAACTCGAATCAGACAATTTCACCGCTACCGTGCTAGGAATTACCAGCGAGTTCAACCTTCCCAGACAACTCCTCGAATTGGAGATCACCGAAAGTTCAATCGTACAGAATATGGAAAAGGCCGTTGAAAATCTCGGCATCCTGCATCGCTATGGTATCCGTGTTGCAGTGGATGATTTCGGCACAGGTTACTCATCACTTGGCTATCTTCAGTCTCTTCCACTTCACACCCTCAAAATCGACCGCTCCTTCATTCATGCGATAAAAACACCAAGGGACGAACACTCTATAATCGAGGCCGTAATCGCCATGGCAAAGGGACTGGGACTGGACCTCATTGCAGAAGGCGTAGAGAACGAAGAGCAACATCATTTTCTCCACAACGCCGGGTGTTTGATGGCCCAAGGCTATCTGTACAGCCATCCTCTCCCGGAAGCCGATTTTCGGCAGTTGTTCTCCGAAACCATTTGA
- a CDS encoding HDOD domain-containing protein produces the protein MEKSVISVMLELDASRLPSVPHVLLQLIDICNHADVCFSDLENIIRQDAALSSKVLAAANSPIYRQWGSEASLGRLLVVLGLNTVKTIAMTSAVQDLFSQVDDSVSQYMDELWLHSLTCAHTARAIARLTTYQSPDEAYIAGLLHRVGQLVLLRNFPAEYSDISVESFSGQELEKLENEKLGFTHSEVGAYLIDSWHLHSFMADAVHYQYEPAVLIQDSTPLVKIINLASQLSSLNGTPDNTVFKQADELFGLTQPLLEEMLNSVDEQVNNIANSLGISLTKSAKTGNRGIDTTPARKQLKEQLKERIKTAAIVGMASHRTGPQVPLNETLASIVQNARILFDLTPIRVFLYDQELNQLAYTPSEETESGPFADISISLEADRSMIADSLLQGEPRHWLENGENRSISIVDRQILTLMKNNGLLSIPLITEGRTVGVLVAGIEQVDWNRIESNLMLVSTFADGAAKSIQQQITIIRSEEERIEEARSEFQLHARKIIHEANNPLGIINNYLHILGTKLGEDHAAHEELRIIKDEIERVGKIILRLRDMPSDSGIEQGFVDLNSLILDVEKIFHTSLFVTHDISAQLDLETSLPPVAGSRNTLKQILTNLIKNSVEAMSDGGKITLITKDKINMNGKHYVGIEVIDNGPGIPDEIMENIFSPVKSTKGAGNAGLGLTIVKNLINELSGSISCTSSLEKGTTFQILIPRRIPMGDA, from the coding sequence ATGGAAAAATCAGTTATTAGTGTGATGTTGGAATTGGATGCAAGCAGGCTTCCATCCGTTCCTCACGTACTTCTTCAATTAATAGACATCTGCAATCATGCCGACGTCTGTTTCAGCGACCTGGAAAATATCATCCGCCAGGACGCCGCCCTCTCATCCAAGGTACTCGCGGCTGCAAACTCCCCGATTTATAGACAGTGGGGATCCGAAGCCAGCCTTGGACGATTATTGGTTGTGCTGGGCTTAAATACCGTCAAAACCATCGCCATGACAAGTGCGGTGCAAGACTTGTTCTCCCAAGTCGACGACTCTGTCAGCCAATATATGGATGAACTCTGGCTGCACTCCCTGACATGCGCCCATACAGCACGCGCAATTGCACGCTTAACCACCTACCAATCACCCGATGAAGCCTACATTGCCGGGCTGTTACATCGTGTAGGACAATTGGTCCTGCTACGAAACTTCCCCGCTGAATACTCAGATATTTCCGTGGAATCCTTTTCCGGGCAGGAACTGGAAAAACTTGAGAATGAAAAACTGGGCTTCACCCACAGCGAGGTGGGGGCCTACCTGATCGACAGCTGGCACCTGCACTCTTTCATGGCCGATGCCGTGCACTACCAGTACGAGCCTGCTGTGCTGATTCAAGACAGCACACCCCTGGTAAAAATCATCAACCTTGCAAGTCAGCTAAGCAGCCTCAACGGCACTCCGGACAACACCGTTTTCAAACAGGCAGATGAGCTGTTTGGATTGACCCAGCCACTGCTCGAAGAGATGTTGAACAGCGTTGATGAGCAGGTCAACAACATTGCCAACAGCCTTGGAATCTCACTAACAAAATCAGCAAAGACTGGTAATAGGGGGATAGACACGACTCCCGCACGCAAGCAACTGAAAGAGCAGTTAAAAGAGCGTATAAAAACAGCGGCCATCGTCGGCATGGCCTCACATCGAACCGGACCACAGGTTCCATTAAATGAGACACTCGCCTCTATTGTCCAAAATGCCCGTATCCTTTTCGACTTGACTCCAATCAGGGTTTTTCTCTACGATCAGGAGCTGAATCAACTCGCATATACCCCCTCAGAAGAGACCGAGTCCGGACCTTTCGCTGACATCTCAATTTCTCTGGAAGCAGACAGAAGCATGATTGCTGACTCTCTTTTGCAGGGCGAGCCGAGGCATTGGCTTGAAAACGGTGAAAACAGATCCATTTCCATTGTGGATCGCCAGATCCTGACCCTTATGAAAAATAACGGGTTACTTTCGATTCCATTGATAACTGAAGGGCGTACCGTCGGCGTTTTGGTCGCTGGCATTGAACAGGTGGACTGGAACAGAATCGAGTCCAACCTAATGCTGGTCTCAACCTTTGCCGATGGGGCAGCAAAATCCATACAGCAGCAAATTACCATCATCCGTTCCGAAGAGGAGCGGATTGAAGAAGCACGATCAGAATTCCAGCTACACGCAAGAAAAATCATTCACGAAGCCAACAACCCTCTCGGCATCATTAACAACTACCTGCATATTCTTGGCACAAAATTGGGAGAGGATCATGCTGCCCACGAGGAACTTCGTATAATCAAGGATGAGATCGAACGTGTAGGAAAAATCATCCTGCGCCTGCGCGACATGCCTTCCGATAGCGGAATTGAGCAAGGATTCGTTGACCTAAACAGTCTGATTCTCGATGTCGAAAAGATTTTTCACACCTCACTTTTCGTAACCCATGACATCAGTGCCCAGCTTGACCTCGAAACCTCTCTGCCTCCGGTTGCCGGCAGTCGCAATACCCTTAAACAGATACTTACCAACTTGATAAAAAATTCGGTTGAAGCGATGAGTGATGGGGGAAAGATTACTTTAATCACCAAAGACAAAATCAACATGAATGGTAAACACTACGTTGGGATCGAGGTCATTGATAACGGACCCGGCATTCCCGACGAGATCATGGAGAATATTTTTTCCCCGGTAAAGAGCACCAAAGGAGCCGGTAACGCAGGCCTTGGTCTCACCATCGTGAAAAACCTTATTAACGAGCTATCGGGCTCCATCAGTTGCACCTCAAGCCTTGAAAAAGGTACAACATTCCAGATTCTCATACCCAGGAGAATCCCCATGGGGGACGCATAA
- a CDS encoding dihydroorotate dehydrogenase electron transfer subunit, whose protein sequence is MNKPHRDTLYLENAEILSHEAFAGEQFILRIVAPECATKAQPGSFVHLQCDPLEPMRRPISIMRVSPEDGWVDLLYKRVGTGTTLLSRRQPGESISLLGPIGQPFRPDPSRTKPLLIGGGVGMPPMVFLAESLYQERKKRPFVILGSEVPFPFDPKPSQLLLPELPTDVIATMPLMDDWGIPCRLASQQDFAGCFQGYVTELARHWLTSLNEQTRGEVEIFSCGPHPMLEAVAELAAEFDLPCQVSLEEFMACGVGGCAGCVVEVQTAEGPVMKRVCVDGPVFEASKVF, encoded by the coding sequence ATGAACAAACCCCACCGCGATACCCTCTATCTGGAAAATGCTGAAATCCTCTCTCACGAGGCCTTCGCGGGCGAGCAGTTCATCCTGCGGATAGTGGCACCTGAGTGCGCCACAAAAGCACAGCCCGGCAGCTTCGTACACCTGCAGTGCGATCCTTTAGAGCCGATGCGCCGTCCCATCTCCATCATGCGGGTCTCGCCGGAAGATGGTTGGGTCGACCTTCTCTATAAACGGGTGGGAACCGGCACCACACTGCTTTCCAGGCGTCAGCCCGGCGAGAGCATCAGCCTGCTCGGACCCATCGGCCAACCTTTTCGCCCCGACCCCTCCCGCACAAAACCGCTGTTGATCGGTGGCGGTGTCGGCATGCCGCCAATGGTCTTTCTGGCGGAGTCTCTCTACCAGGAACGAAAGAAGCGGCCCTTTGTGATACTCGGTTCTGAAGTCCCGTTCCCTTTCGACCCCAAACCCTCACAGCTGCTTTTACCGGAACTGCCTACCGACGTGATTGCAACAATGCCCCTGATGGACGACTGGGGAATCCCTTGCCGTCTGGCCAGCCAGCAGGATTTCGCCGGCTGCTTCCAGGGTTATGTTACCGAGCTTGCCAGACACTGGCTGACATCTCTGAATGAGCAGACCAGGGGCGAAGTGGAGATCTTCTCCTGCGGTCCACATCCCATGCTGGAGGCAGTGGCCGAACTGGCAGCGGAGTTCGATCTACCCTGTCAGGTCTCACTGGAAGAATTCATGGCCTGTGGCGTCGGTGGCTGCGCCGGCTGCGTGGTTGAGGTGCAAACAGCAGAAGGTCCGGTTATGAAACGTGTCTGTGTGGATGGGCCTGTGTTTGAGGCCAGCAAGGTTTTCTGA
- a CDS encoding dihydroorotase yields the protein MNNTNKISILQGRLIDPANGVDTVTDIHIENGKVAAIGEAPADFQAATIIDGNDKVVCPGIIDLCANLREPGAEYKATIASETAAAAHSGITTLCCPPDTLPVIDTPAIAGQIKHKARKAGYCRVLPLGAQTQGLKGEKLSEMAALKGAGCIAISNNYAPLANTLVQRRTLEYAATFNLLTIIRSNDRHLSDQGCAHEGKVADRLGLPVIPEAAETVAVARDLALGQTTGAAIHFHTLSSASAAHTLAWARREKRRVTADVAIHQLHLTEMDIEGFDSNTHVLPPLRSTGDRDGLRQAVAENIISAICSDHQPHEADAKAAPFPATEPGISGLDTLLPLTIKLVHEGVMDLNSAIARLTIGPAEILGLPLGRLQVGATADICIFDPDTYWTVVPDQLTSQGKNTPFGGWELPGIVTHTLLEGRIVYQRD from the coding sequence ATGAACAACACCAATAAGATATCCATCCTCCAGGGACGCCTGATCGACCCCGCCAACGGTGTCGACACGGTGACCGATATCCATATCGAGAACGGCAAAGTCGCGGCGATCGGAGAAGCACCAGCGGATTTTCAGGCAGCCACCATCATCGATGGAAACGATAAGGTAGTCTGCCCCGGCATCATCGACCTCTGTGCCAATCTGCGGGAGCCTGGGGCGGAATACAAGGCGACTATCGCCAGCGAGACGGCTGCCGCCGCCCATTCCGGCATCACCACCCTCTGCTGCCCACCGGATACCCTGCCGGTGATAGATACCCCGGCGATAGCGGGCCAGATCAAACACAAGGCCCGTAAGGCAGGCTACTGCCGGGTGCTTCCCCTGGGTGCCCAGACTCAGGGACTAAAAGGGGAAAAACTGAGCGAAATGGCTGCCCTGAAAGGGGCAGGGTGCATTGCCATCAGCAACAATTACGCCCCACTGGCGAATACCCTGGTACAACGCCGCACCCTGGAGTATGCCGCCACCTTCAACCTACTCACCATTATCCGTTCCAATGACAGGCACCTGAGCGATCAAGGCTGTGCCCACGAGGGAAAAGTCGCCGACCGGCTCGGACTGCCGGTAATCCCTGAAGCCGCTGAGACTGTAGCTGTTGCCCGCGATCTGGCACTGGGGCAAACCACCGGCGCGGCGATCCATTTCCACACCCTCTCCAGCGCCAGCGCCGCCCACACCCTGGCCTGGGCGCGGCGGGAAAAACGCCGGGTCACCGCCGATGTCGCCATCCACCAACTCCATCTGACTGAGATGGATATTGAGGGATTCGACAGCAATACCCACGTACTGCCGCCACTGCGCTCAACTGGAGACCGGGACGGCCTGCGCCAGGCGGTGGCTGAGAACATCATCTCTGCCATCTGTTCCGACCACCAGCCTCATGAGGCCGACGCCAAGGCGGCACCCTTTCCGGCAACCGAACCAGGTATCTCCGGGCTGGACACCCTGCTGCCCCTAACCATAAAGCTGGTTCACGAAGGCGTTATGGATCTCAATTCCGCGATTGCCCGTCTTACCATTGGGCCCGCAGAGATACTCGGACTGCCGTTGGGCAGGCTGCAGGTGGGGGCGACAGCGGATATCTGTATCTTCGATCCGGATACCTATTGGACGGTCGTACCGGATCAACTGACGAGCCAGGGGAAAAACACCCCCTTTGGTGGATGGGAGCTGCCCGGCATCGTCACCCATACACTGTTGGAAGGCCGCATTGTCTATCAACGAGACTAG
- a CDS encoding aspartate carbamoyltransferase catalytic subunit produces MSRGPSLQLDDTGRLRHFLTIDGLNRELLTEILDTAEGFAGVSERTVKKVPLCRGKIVANLFFENSTRTRTTFELAGKRLSADVLNLNITASSTSKGETLLDTLRNLEAMHVDMFVVRHAVSGAAHFIARHAAPGVGVINAGDGRHAHPTQAMLDMFTIRRHKGEFTGLRVAIVGDILHSRVARSQILALNTLGVSEVRVIAPRTLLPVEARSLGVHIYHDMDEGIRDVDVVIMLRLQKERMQGAMLPSEHEYYRLFGLTEARLAAADSEAIVMHPGPINRGVEMASEVADGSRSVILQQVSYGIAVRMAVISIIIGTQNQQGQDNKG; encoded by the coding sequence ATGAGCAGGGGACCCAGTCTGCAGCTGGACGACACAGGTAGGCTGCGACACTTTCTCACCATCGATGGGCTGAACCGGGAGCTGTTGACCGAGATTCTGGATACCGCAGAGGGTTTTGCGGGCGTCTCTGAACGCACTGTGAAGAAGGTCCCGCTCTGCCGCGGAAAGATCGTCGCCAACCTTTTTTTTGAGAACAGCACCCGCACCCGAACCACCTTTGAGCTCGCGGGTAAACGTCTCTCCGCCGACGTGCTGAATCTGAACATCACCGCCTCCTCCACTTCCAAGGGGGAGACCCTGCTTGATACCCTGCGCAACCTGGAAGCAATGCATGTCGACATGTTCGTAGTGCGTCATGCAGTCAGTGGCGCAGCCCATTTCATCGCCAGGCACGCAGCTCCCGGCGTCGGCGTGATCAATGCCGGTGACGGACGCCATGCCCATCCAACCCAGGCGATGTTGGATATGTTCACCATCCGCCGCCACAAGGGAGAGTTCACCGGTTTGCGGGTCGCCATTGTCGGCGACATACTCCACTCCCGGGTCGCCCGCTCCCAGATTCTCGCCCTCAACACCCTGGGCGTCTCCGAAGTCAGGGTCATCGCCCCGCGCACCCTTCTGCCCGTAGAGGCCCGCAGCCTCGGCGTCCACATCTATCACGACATGGACGAAGGCATCCGCGATGTGGACGTGGTGATCATGCTGCGACTGCAGAAAGAGCGCATGCAGGGGGCGATGCTGCCCAGCGAACACGAATATTACCGCCTCTTCGGTCTGACTGAAGCACGCCTGGCTGCAGCGGATTCAGAGGCCATCGTAATGCACCCCGGCCCCATCAACCGGGGCGTGGAGATGGCTTCGGAAGTGGCTGATGGTTCCCGCTCGGTGATCCTGCAACAGGTCAGTTACGGCATAGCAGTACGCATGGCGGTGATATCGATCATCATCGGCACGCAAAACCAACAGGGCCAGGATAACAAGGGATGA
- the pyrR gene encoding bifunctional pyr operon transcriptional regulator/uracil phosphoribosyltransferase PyrR: MNADAVESLVDEMAGKLWSLMNERGIQTPLLVGIRTGGVWLAEMLHQELGLEEPLGTLDISFYRDDFTRIGMNPEVHPSDLPVPVDDRHIILIDDVLHTGRTMRAALNEIFDYGRPASVILACLVERKGRELPIQPDVVALHKEMKPGEHITLTGPEPLGLVIGTESNRESRNGESGAET; the protein is encoded by the coding sequence ATGAACGCTGATGCGGTCGAATCGCTGGTAGATGAAATGGCGGGAAAACTCTGGTCCCTGATGAATGAACGGGGAATCCAGACGCCTCTCCTGGTGGGAATTCGCACTGGTGGCGTCTGGCTGGCCGAGATGTTGCATCAGGAACTGGGTCTGGAAGAGCCCCTCGGCACCCTGGATATTTCATTCTACCGCGACGACTTCACCCGCATCGGCATGAACCCGGAAGTCCACCCCTCCGACCTGCCGGTACCAGTGGATGACCGCCATATCATCCTCATCGACGATGTACTGCATACCGGCCGCACCATGCGTGCGGCCCTCAACGAAATCTTCGACTACGGCCGGCCCGCCTCCGTGATCCTTGCCTGCCTGGTGGAACGCAAGGGCCGGGAACTGCCAATTCAACCCGATGTCGTTGCCTTGCACAAGGAGATGAAGCCGGGAGAACACATCACCCTCACCGGCCCGGAACCACTCGGCCTGGTAATCGGCACCGAGTCCAACCGGGAATCACGCAATGGAGAGAGTGGAGCCGAGACATGA
- the ruvX gene encoding Holliday junction resolvase RuvX produces the protein MINRVLGFDYGTRKIGVAVGQTITATATALETLLPVKNKPDWQRISQLIDEWKPDALIVGLPLDVDDTETDATAPAKRFSRQLEGRYRLPVLMTDERFTSFEARDRLGHKAKRIEEYDAVAAKLIIETWLSENS, from the coding sequence ATGATCAACCGGGTACTTGGCTTTGACTATGGCACGCGTAAAATCGGTGTCGCTGTAGGGCAGACCATCACCGCCACCGCCACCGCGCTGGAGACCCTCCTGCCGGTAAAGAACAAGCCCGACTGGCAGCGCATCTCCCAGTTGATCGACGAGTGGAAGCCGGACGCCCTGATCGTAGGCCTTCCGCTGGATGTGGACGACACCGAGACCGATGCCACCGCCCCGGCCAAACGCTTCTCACGGCAGTTGGAGGGACGTTACCGATTGCCGGTACTGATGACGGATGAACGCTTCACCTCCTTCGAAGCCAGAGACCGGCTCGGCCACAAGGCAAAACGTATCGAGGAGTATGATGCCGTGGCGGCAAAACTGATCATTGAGACATGGTTGAGTGAAAATTCGTAG
- a CDS encoding YqgE/AlgH family protein — protein sequence MDSKTSLTNHFLIAMPALTDPNFFHAVTYICEHNEEGAMGIMVNRPIELQLTDVFEQLDIRITDENISEQHVYIGGPVQTDRGFVLHTAATTWDSTLKVAPEISVTTSRDILEAIATGKGPDQALVALGYAGWGPGQLEGEIAENAWLSGPADNNIIFQLENAARWQAAADLLGVDINLMSGDAGHA from the coding sequence ATGGATTCTAAAACCAGTCTGACAAATCACTTCCTCATTGCGATGCCGGCGCTGACCGATCCCAATTTCTTTCATGCTGTCACCTATATCTGCGAGCATAATGAGGAAGGGGCGATGGGTATCATGGTCAATCGCCCCATCGAACTGCAACTCACCGACGTCTTTGAGCAGTTGGATATCAGGATCACCGACGAAAACATCTCCGAGCAGCACGTCTATATCGGCGGCCCGGTTCAGACCGACCGTGGCTTCGTCCTGCACACTGCCGCCACAACCTGGGACTCCACCCTCAAGGTGGCACCGGAGATCAGCGTGACGACATCGCGGGATATTCTGGAGGCCATCGCTACCGGCAAAGGCCCCGATCAAGCGTTGGTCGCACTGGGATATGCCGGCTGGGGACCGGGGCAACTTGAAGGCGAAATTGCCGAAAACGCCTGGTTGAGCGGCCCGGCAGACAACAATATCATTTTCCAACTGGAGAACGCTGCTCGCTGGCAGGCTGCAGCGGATCTACTCGGTGTGGACATCAATCTGATGAGCGGTGATGCCGGCCATGCCTGA
- a CDS encoding energy transducer TonB, with amino-acid sequence MGMTASLPQTDRLGITLFLAACLHALLILGVTFKFEDRKPPDHRQQSLEIMVVRQPKAPPEKEEKADFLAQVTQSGGGSEKTPKKPATEALVQPTPEPAPKQTRSAPMTSLPQPSPKQEKKLITQAKSKIKLKAEQAQPEPKKRLTAAQLLTSKNLEIARLTADLEEKSQAYAKRTRRKAVSASTKEYKYSAYLESWRRKVERIGNLNYPDEAKRQRLYGNLVLHVAVKADGTIERVRILHSSGHKLLDDAAIRIVRLAAPYSPFPNNIRKETDVLDITRTWQFLRSNRLGSE; translated from the coding sequence ATGGGTATGACCGCATCACTCCCACAGACTGACCGCCTGGGGATCACCCTGTTTTTAGCGGCCTGTCTGCATGCCCTGCTCATCCTTGGCGTCACCTTCAAATTCGAAGATAGAAAACCACCGGATCACCGCCAGCAGAGCCTTGAAATTATGGTGGTCAGACAACCGAAGGCGCCACCCGAGAAAGAGGAAAAGGCCGACTTTCTCGCTCAAGTAACGCAATCAGGCGGCGGCAGCGAAAAAACGCCCAAAAAGCCAGCTACCGAGGCACTAGTGCAGCCGACGCCGGAACCTGCACCTAAACAGACCCGATCCGCACCAATGACGAGTCTGCCCCAACCCTCCCCAAAACAGGAAAAAAAACTCATCACCCAGGCGAAATCAAAAATCAAACTCAAAGCCGAGCAGGCTCAGCCTGAACCCAAAAAACGTCTGACCGCGGCACAATTACTGACCAGTAAAAACCTTGAGATAGCCCGCCTCACCGCTGACCTGGAGGAGAAATCCCAGGCTTACGCCAAACGGACCCGGCGCAAGGCTGTCAGCGCCAGCACAAAGGAATATAAATATTCAGCCTACCTGGAATCCTGGCGGCGCAAGGTGGAGCGCATCGGCAATCTGAATTATCCGGATGAGGCCAAACGCCAGCGACTCTACGGCAATCTGGTGCTGCATGTTGCAGTCAAGGCAGACGGCACCATAGAGCGGGTCCGCATACTGCACTCATCCGGACACAAACTGCTTGATGACGCAGCAATCCGCATCGTCAGGCTGGCGGCACCCTACTCACCTTTTCCCAACAACATCAGAAAAGAGACTGATGTGCTCGACATCACCCGCACCTGGCAATTCCTGCGCAGCAACAGATTAGGTTCGGAATAG